Proteins encoded in a region of the Populus alba chromosome 13, ASM523922v2, whole genome shotgun sequence genome:
- the LOC118035440 gene encoding DEAD-box ATP-dependent RNA helicase FANCM isoform X1, which produces MKSTVPFQIIDDDDEFDWEAAVREIDASCERANNPSSTTINQASSSNFTPPVNTLNNSSYYSCTKTGTCKQSTLDKFIGRANPPVNPTVEVRHHQGNGIINSDGRPCCVEIDAEAAKTWIYPVNVPLRDYQLAITKTALFTNTLVALPTGLGKTLIAAVVMYNYFRWFPDDLMEGYGLGKKSSGKIVFAAPSRPLVMQQIEACHNIVGIPQEWTIDMTGQVCPTKRACFWKTKRVFFVTPQVLEKDIQSGTCLAKHLVCLVIDEAHRASGNYSYCVAIRELLAIPVQLRILALTATPGSKQPAVQHIIDNLQISALEYRNESDPDVIPYVHDRKIELIEVALGKEAVDINKRLLEVIRPYVARLSTLGLLQNRDYQTLSPPDLLNSRDKFRRAPPLDLPQNRYGEIEACFGGLITLYHIRKLLSSHGIRPAYEMLEEKLKQWSFARLMGKNEDIRKIKLLMQQSLSHGAPSPKLSKMLEVLVDHFKTKDPQNSRVIIFSNFRGSVRDIMNTLATIGDLVKATEFIGQSSGKALKGQSQKVQQAVLQKFRTGGYNVIVATSIGEEGLDIMEVDLVVCFDANVSPLRMIQRMGRTGRKHDGRVVVLACEGSELKGYMRKQANSRAIKKHMHNGGINSFSFHSSSRMIPHIFKPEVQFVELSIEQYVPRGKKVKDDNTIQTPVFKENLTVAETALLAKYFHPGNTWTPSLIAFPRFQSFPSRVHRVMHSHRTEMLIDSMQHLQDLTFTRECGAFSAEDEASSRKCLEANPVQEGDNVNEDVAGPVTWDNSPSTKSQEKVVDYEESPIQTLRPDNEHSMLDLNKLCRPSHSYLFGSDYVSVDSLGKVLIMSVPLFPSEEATHSKGQSSLNQNSCCWKTPSQKDKELTTPHKSSMDLTTSETQYKMNATLAISRSSNSISQQEKTLHLMETIPEAPILKRNLPNEEDCASKSLDVLGIKASSLQADEFNNNFKDSELSPRLTNMIQSGIVPESPINDNGLLNDEGTNEFIVQDLISPTKLCTELPSNLQSSQKNETVMDSHDCQKNISVSPSNNEIETPLLKVKNVARKGRLMSISPVVEETDSPSANLTKSSNSKDWLLSSGNKSEDVERICKFKRLRKVGDIGEKKNSKGTIENSTIPIKNLNRSFSGKKKRVGNARAFIEEEAEVSSEAEISDDEADDLGNSSNDDSFIDDRINPTVASADSKASRADMMAVYRRSLLSQSPMARESSSSATFTPEYGASTSRMNGSGSSSVKTPQTDSANQSAGRDLGPFQINQERISAARPCTTTDFKRENETISETRKGNSSFFQSSIPVLNLEHKFSSPSEVPEKASFQQGPADEIDANEDIFYDDFFATLDLDAVEAQATLLPKQRSDLSVQKQDVILKSDLQSSPSFDLGIL; this is translated from the exons atgaaatcaaCAGTTCCTTTCCAAATAATCGACGACGACGAC GAATTTGATTGGGAGGCAGCAGTCAGAGAAATCGATGCCTCTTGTGAAAGAGCAAATAACCCTTCATCTACTACAATTAATCAAGCTTCTTCTTCCAATTTTACCCCTCCCGTTAATACTCTTAATAATTCTTCCTATTATTCGTGTACAAAGACTGGGACTTGCAAGCAATCCACGCTCGATAAGTTTATTGGCAGAGCGAATCCGCCGGTGAACCCAACGGTTGAGGTCCGACATCATCAGGGTAATGGCATCATCAACAGTGATGGGAGGCCGTGTTGCGTTGAGATTGATGCCGAGGCAGCTAAAACCTGGATTTACCCAG TCAATGTACCTCTCCGAGACTATCAATTAGCTATAACAAAGACCGCTTTATTTACAAACACATTAGTTGCATTGCCAACTGGGCTCGGAAAGACGCTTATTGCTGCTGTTGTTATGTATAACTACTTCAGATGGTTTCCTGATG ATTTGATGGAAGGCTATGGGTTAGGGAAAAAATCTAGTG GTAAAATAGTTTTTGCTGCTCCTTCTCGACCGCTTGTGATGCAACAAATAGAAGCATGCCATAATATTGTGGGGATACCACAA GAGTGGACAATTGATATGACCGGCCAGGTATGCCCTACAAAAAGGGCATGTTTTTGGAAAACTAAACGAGTTTTCTTTGTTACTCCACAAGTGCTGGAAAAGGATATTCAATCTG GAACATGTCTGGCAAAACACTTGGTTTGTTTGGTAATTGATGAGGCTCATAGAGCATCAGGAAATTATTCTTACTGTGTAGCAATTCGCGAG TTGCTGGCCATACCAGTGCAACTGAGAATATTAGCATTGACTGCGACTCCAGGAT CAAAACAGCCGGCTGTCCAGCATATCATTGATAACTTACAGATATCAGCTCTTGAATATCGTAATGAAAGTGATCCTGATGTCATTCCATATGTTCATGACAGAAAGATTGAACTAATTGAG GTTGCATTGGGGAAAGAAGCTGTTGATATTAACAAACGGCTATTGGAAGTGATACGTCCATATGTGGCAAGGCTTTCTACACTTGGACTTCTCCAAAATAGAGACTATCAAACA TTAAGCCCGCCTGATTTACTCAACTCAAGAGATAAATTTCGCCGAGCACCTCCTCTGGACCTTCCCCAGAACAGATATGGAGAAATTGAAGCTTGTTTTGGAGGTCTTATTACTCTTTACCACATCCGTAAGCTCCTTTCAAGTCATGGAATAAGGCCGGCATATGAGATGCTGGAAGAAAAGTTGAAACAATG GTCATTTGCAAGACTGATGGGTAAAAATGAAGATATTAGGAAAATAAAGCTTTTAATGCAACAAAGCTTGTCTCATGGTGCACCTAGTCCCAAATTGTCAAAAATGTTGGAAGTACTTGTTGACCATTTCA AAACTAAGGATCCACAAAACTCAAGGGTTATAATTTTCTCCAATTTTAGAGGAAGTGTAAG GGATATAATGAACACATTAGCAACCATTGGAGATCTGGTTAAAGCAACTGAGTTTATTGGTCAAAGTTCAG GAAAAGCATTGAAAGGCCAATCACAGAAAGTTCAACAGGCTGTATTGCAG AAATTTCGAACCGGTGGATACAATGTAATTGTTGCAACATCAATTGGTGAAGAAGGCCTGGATATCATGGAAGTTGATCTTGTAGTATGTTTTGATGCTAATGTATCACCATTGAGAATGATTCAACGTATGGGAAGAACTGGAAGGAAGCATGATGGACGAGTTG TAGTTTTAGCTTGTGAAGGGTCTGAGTTGAAGGGTTACATGCGAAAGCAAGCAAACAGCAGGGCAATAAAGAAGCACATGCATAATGGGGGGATAAATAGCTTCAGTTTCCATTCTAGCTCAAGAATG ATTCCTCATATTTTTAAACCAGAAGTCCAATTTGTTGAGCTGTCAATTGAACAATATGTTCCTCGTGGAAAGAAAGTGAAGGATGATAATACCATTCAGACGCcagttttcaaagaaaatctAACTGTTGCAGAGACTGCTTTACTTGCCAAGTATTTCCACCCCGGAAATACTTGGACACCATCTCTGATTGCCTTTCCTCGTTTCCAATCATTTCCATCCAGAGTGCACAGAGTAATGCATTCTCACCGAACAGAGATGCTGATTGACTCAATGCAACATTTGCAAGATCTAACATTTACTAGGGAATGCGGAGCTTTCTCTGCTGAG GATGAAGCCTCTTCACGTAAGTGCTTGGAAGCTAACCCTGTTCAAGAAGGGGATAATGTCAATGAAG ATGTTGCAGGTCCAGTGACATGGGACAATTCTCCAAGCACCAAATCACAGGAAAAGGTAGTAGATTATGAAGAATCACCCATACAAACCTTGAGACCTGACAACGAGCACAGTATGCTGGATCTTAACAAACTATGTCGTCCATCTCATTCCTATCTGTTTGGTTCAGATTATGTATCTGTAGATTCTCTTGGGAAGGTCCTAATTATGTCTGTCCCTTTATTTCCTTCCGAAGAAGCAACACATTCTAAGGGTCAAAGTTCCTTAAATCAAAATTCTTGCTGTTGGAAGACTCCAAGTCAAAAGGACAAAGAATTAACCACCCCACACAAATCCTCTATGGACCTGACAACTTCTGAGACACAGTACAAAATGAATGCCACTCTGGCAATATCTAGATCATCTAACTCTATTTCCCAGCAAGAGAAAACATTGCATCTGATGGAAACAATTCCCGAGGCTCCAATTTTGAAGAGAAATCTACCAAATGAAGAAGATTGTGCCAGCAAGTCTCTTGATGTTTTGGGAATCAAGGCATCGTCTCTGCAGGCTGATGAGttcaataataatttcaaagatTCTGAGCTGAGCCCCCGATTAACAAATATGATTCAAAGTGGTATAGTTCCAGAGTCTCCAATCAATGACAACG GACTGTTAAATGATGAAGGAACAAATGAATTTATTGTTCAGGACCTCATTTCACCCACAAAACTGTGCACTGAACTGCCGTCAAATTTACAGAGTTCACAGAAAAATGAAACTGTCATGGATAGCCATGATtgtcaaaaaaacatttcagtTTCTCCGagtaataatgaaattgaaactcCTCTACTAAAGGTGAAGAATGTTGCAAGAAAAGGTAGATTGATGTCAATTTCTCCAGTGGTTGAGGAAACTGATTCTCCCTCGGCAAATCTTACAAAAAGCAGCAACAGTAAAGATTGGCTTTTGAGTTCCGGAAACAAGTCAGAAGATGTTGAACGAATTTGCAAGTTCAAAAGGCTGCGGAAAGTTGGAGATAttggggagaaaaaaaattcaaagggcACAATAGAAAATTCTACAATCCCTATCAAAAACCTTAATAGATCCTTTTCAG GTAAAAAGAAGCGAGTTGGCAATGCCAGGGCCTTCATTGAGGAGGAAGCTGA AGTATCTTCGGAAGCTGAAATATCTGATGACGAGGCAGATGACCTGGGAAACAGTTCAAATGATGATAGTTTCATAGATGACAGGATAAATCCAACAGTGGCAAGTGCTGATTCCAAAGCTAGCAGAGCTGACATGATGGCAGTTTACAG GCGTTCTTTGCTCAGCCAATCACCAATGGCAAGGGAATCTAGTTCTAGTGCCACCTTTACTCCTGAGTACGGGGCGTCTACAAGTAGAATGAATGGAAGTGGGAGCTCTTCGGTCAAGACACCTCAAACTGATTCAGCCAATCAGTCTGCTGGAAGGGATTTAGGACCCTTCCAAATCAACCAAGAGAGGATCTCTGCAGCAAGGCCCTGTACAACCACTGATTTTAAGAGAGAGAACGAGACAATATCAGAAACCAGGAAAGgaaattctagtttttttcaatcatcTATTCCTGTTCTGAACTTAGAGCACAAGTTCTCTTCGCCGTCAGAGGTTCCAGAGAAAGCATCATTCCAGCAAGGTCCGGCAGACGAGATTGATGCCAATGAGGACATAttctatgatgatttttttgccACTCTTGATCTTGATGC
- the LOC118035440 gene encoding DEAD-box ATP-dependent RNA helicase FANCM isoform X4, with protein MKSTVPFQIIDDDDEFDWEAAVREIDASCERANNPSSTTINQASSSNFTPPVNTLNNSSYYSCTKTGTCKQSTLDKFIGRANPPVNPTVEVRHHQGNGIINSDGRPCCVEIDAEAAKTWIYPVNVPLRDYQLAITKTALFTNTLVALPTGLGKTLIAAVVMYNYFRWFPDGKIVFAAPSRPLVMQQIEACHNIVGIPQEWTIDMTGQVCPTKRACFWKTKRVFFVTPQVLEKDIQSGTCLAKHLVCLVIDEAHRASGNYSYCVAIRELLAIPVQLRILALTATPGSKQPAVQHIIDNLQISALEYRNESDPDVIPYVHDRKIELIEVALGKEAVDINKRLLEVIRPYVARLSTLGLLQNRDYQTLSPPDLLNSRDKFRRAPPLDLPQNRYGEIEACFGGLITLYHIRKLLSSHGIRPAYEMLEEKLKQWSFARLMGKNEDIRKIKLLMQQSLSHGAPSPKLSKMLEVLVDHFKTKDPQNSRVIIFSNFRGSVRDIMNTLATIGDLVKATEFIGQSSGKALKGQSQKVQQAVLQKFRTGGYNVIVATSIGEEGLDIMEVDLVVCFDANVSPLRMIQRMGRTGRKHDGRVVVLACEGSELKGYMRKQANSRAIKKHMHNGGINSFSFHSSSRMIPHIFKPEVQFVELSIEQYVPRGKKVKDDNTIQTPVFKENLTVAETALLAKYFHPGNTWTPSLIAFPRFQSFPSRVHRVMHSHRTEMLIDSMQHLQDLTFTRECGAFSAEDEASSRKCLEANPVQEGDNVNEDVAGPVTWDNSPSTKSQEKVVDYEESPIQTLRPDNEHSMLDLNKLCRPSHSYLFGSDYVSVDSLGKVLIMSVPLFPSEEATHSKGQSSLNQNSCCWKTPSQKDKELTTPHKSSMDLTTSETQYKMNATLAISRSSNSISQQEKTLHLMETIPEAPILKRNLPNEEDCASKSLDVLGIKASSLQADEFNNNFKDSELSPRLTNMIQSGIVPESPINDNGLLNDEGTNEFIVQDLISPTKLCTELPSNLQSSQKNETVMDSHDCQKNISVSPSNNEIETPLLKVKNVARKGRLMSISPVVEETDSPSANLTKSSNSKDWLLSSGNKSEDVERICKFKRLRKVGDIGEKKNSKGTIENSTIPIKNLNRSFSGKKKRVGNARAFIEEEAEVSSEAEISDDEADDLGNSSNDDSFIDDRINPTVASADSKASRADMMAVYRRSLLSQSPMARESSSSATFTPEYGASTSRMNGSGSSSVKTPQTDSANQSAGRDLGPFQINQERISAARPCTTTDFKRENETISETRKGNSSFFQSSIPVLNLEHKFSSPSEVPEKASFQQGPADEIDANEDIFYDDFFATLDLDAVEAQATLLPKQRSDLSVQKQDVILKSDLQSSPSFDLGIL; from the exons atgaaatcaaCAGTTCCTTTCCAAATAATCGACGACGACGAC GAATTTGATTGGGAGGCAGCAGTCAGAGAAATCGATGCCTCTTGTGAAAGAGCAAATAACCCTTCATCTACTACAATTAATCAAGCTTCTTCTTCCAATTTTACCCCTCCCGTTAATACTCTTAATAATTCTTCCTATTATTCGTGTACAAAGACTGGGACTTGCAAGCAATCCACGCTCGATAAGTTTATTGGCAGAGCGAATCCGCCGGTGAACCCAACGGTTGAGGTCCGACATCATCAGGGTAATGGCATCATCAACAGTGATGGGAGGCCGTGTTGCGTTGAGATTGATGCCGAGGCAGCTAAAACCTGGATTTACCCAG TCAATGTACCTCTCCGAGACTATCAATTAGCTATAACAAAGACCGCTTTATTTACAAACACATTAGTTGCATTGCCAACTGGGCTCGGAAAGACGCTTATTGCTGCTGTTGTTATGTATAACTACTTCAGATGGTTTCCTGATG GTAAAATAGTTTTTGCTGCTCCTTCTCGACCGCTTGTGATGCAACAAATAGAAGCATGCCATAATATTGTGGGGATACCACAA GAGTGGACAATTGATATGACCGGCCAGGTATGCCCTACAAAAAGGGCATGTTTTTGGAAAACTAAACGAGTTTTCTTTGTTACTCCACAAGTGCTGGAAAAGGATATTCAATCTG GAACATGTCTGGCAAAACACTTGGTTTGTTTGGTAATTGATGAGGCTCATAGAGCATCAGGAAATTATTCTTACTGTGTAGCAATTCGCGAG TTGCTGGCCATACCAGTGCAACTGAGAATATTAGCATTGACTGCGACTCCAGGAT CAAAACAGCCGGCTGTCCAGCATATCATTGATAACTTACAGATATCAGCTCTTGAATATCGTAATGAAAGTGATCCTGATGTCATTCCATATGTTCATGACAGAAAGATTGAACTAATTGAG GTTGCATTGGGGAAAGAAGCTGTTGATATTAACAAACGGCTATTGGAAGTGATACGTCCATATGTGGCAAGGCTTTCTACACTTGGACTTCTCCAAAATAGAGACTATCAAACA TTAAGCCCGCCTGATTTACTCAACTCAAGAGATAAATTTCGCCGAGCACCTCCTCTGGACCTTCCCCAGAACAGATATGGAGAAATTGAAGCTTGTTTTGGAGGTCTTATTACTCTTTACCACATCCGTAAGCTCCTTTCAAGTCATGGAATAAGGCCGGCATATGAGATGCTGGAAGAAAAGTTGAAACAATG GTCATTTGCAAGACTGATGGGTAAAAATGAAGATATTAGGAAAATAAAGCTTTTAATGCAACAAAGCTTGTCTCATGGTGCACCTAGTCCCAAATTGTCAAAAATGTTGGAAGTACTTGTTGACCATTTCA AAACTAAGGATCCACAAAACTCAAGGGTTATAATTTTCTCCAATTTTAGAGGAAGTGTAAG GGATATAATGAACACATTAGCAACCATTGGAGATCTGGTTAAAGCAACTGAGTTTATTGGTCAAAGTTCAG GAAAAGCATTGAAAGGCCAATCACAGAAAGTTCAACAGGCTGTATTGCAG AAATTTCGAACCGGTGGATACAATGTAATTGTTGCAACATCAATTGGTGAAGAAGGCCTGGATATCATGGAAGTTGATCTTGTAGTATGTTTTGATGCTAATGTATCACCATTGAGAATGATTCAACGTATGGGAAGAACTGGAAGGAAGCATGATGGACGAGTTG TAGTTTTAGCTTGTGAAGGGTCTGAGTTGAAGGGTTACATGCGAAAGCAAGCAAACAGCAGGGCAATAAAGAAGCACATGCATAATGGGGGGATAAATAGCTTCAGTTTCCATTCTAGCTCAAGAATG ATTCCTCATATTTTTAAACCAGAAGTCCAATTTGTTGAGCTGTCAATTGAACAATATGTTCCTCGTGGAAAGAAAGTGAAGGATGATAATACCATTCAGACGCcagttttcaaagaaaatctAACTGTTGCAGAGACTGCTTTACTTGCCAAGTATTTCCACCCCGGAAATACTTGGACACCATCTCTGATTGCCTTTCCTCGTTTCCAATCATTTCCATCCAGAGTGCACAGAGTAATGCATTCTCACCGAACAGAGATGCTGATTGACTCAATGCAACATTTGCAAGATCTAACATTTACTAGGGAATGCGGAGCTTTCTCTGCTGAG GATGAAGCCTCTTCACGTAAGTGCTTGGAAGCTAACCCTGTTCAAGAAGGGGATAATGTCAATGAAG ATGTTGCAGGTCCAGTGACATGGGACAATTCTCCAAGCACCAAATCACAGGAAAAGGTAGTAGATTATGAAGAATCACCCATACAAACCTTGAGACCTGACAACGAGCACAGTATGCTGGATCTTAACAAACTATGTCGTCCATCTCATTCCTATCTGTTTGGTTCAGATTATGTATCTGTAGATTCTCTTGGGAAGGTCCTAATTATGTCTGTCCCTTTATTTCCTTCCGAAGAAGCAACACATTCTAAGGGTCAAAGTTCCTTAAATCAAAATTCTTGCTGTTGGAAGACTCCAAGTCAAAAGGACAAAGAATTAACCACCCCACACAAATCCTCTATGGACCTGACAACTTCTGAGACACAGTACAAAATGAATGCCACTCTGGCAATATCTAGATCATCTAACTCTATTTCCCAGCAAGAGAAAACATTGCATCTGATGGAAACAATTCCCGAGGCTCCAATTTTGAAGAGAAATCTACCAAATGAAGAAGATTGTGCCAGCAAGTCTCTTGATGTTTTGGGAATCAAGGCATCGTCTCTGCAGGCTGATGAGttcaataataatttcaaagatTCTGAGCTGAGCCCCCGATTAACAAATATGATTCAAAGTGGTATAGTTCCAGAGTCTCCAATCAATGACAACG GACTGTTAAATGATGAAGGAACAAATGAATTTATTGTTCAGGACCTCATTTCACCCACAAAACTGTGCACTGAACTGCCGTCAAATTTACAGAGTTCACAGAAAAATGAAACTGTCATGGATAGCCATGATtgtcaaaaaaacatttcagtTTCTCCGagtaataatgaaattgaaactcCTCTACTAAAGGTGAAGAATGTTGCAAGAAAAGGTAGATTGATGTCAATTTCTCCAGTGGTTGAGGAAACTGATTCTCCCTCGGCAAATCTTACAAAAAGCAGCAACAGTAAAGATTGGCTTTTGAGTTCCGGAAACAAGTCAGAAGATGTTGAACGAATTTGCAAGTTCAAAAGGCTGCGGAAAGTTGGAGATAttggggagaaaaaaaattcaaagggcACAATAGAAAATTCTACAATCCCTATCAAAAACCTTAATAGATCCTTTTCAG GTAAAAAGAAGCGAGTTGGCAATGCCAGGGCCTTCATTGAGGAGGAAGCTGA AGTATCTTCGGAAGCTGAAATATCTGATGACGAGGCAGATGACCTGGGAAACAGTTCAAATGATGATAGTTTCATAGATGACAGGATAAATCCAACAGTGGCAAGTGCTGATTCCAAAGCTAGCAGAGCTGACATGATGGCAGTTTACAG GCGTTCTTTGCTCAGCCAATCACCAATGGCAAGGGAATCTAGTTCTAGTGCCACCTTTACTCCTGAGTACGGGGCGTCTACAAGTAGAATGAATGGAAGTGGGAGCTCTTCGGTCAAGACACCTCAAACTGATTCAGCCAATCAGTCTGCTGGAAGGGATTTAGGACCCTTCCAAATCAACCAAGAGAGGATCTCTGCAGCAAGGCCCTGTACAACCACTGATTTTAAGAGAGAGAACGAGACAATATCAGAAACCAGGAAAGgaaattctagtttttttcaatcatcTATTCCTGTTCTGAACTTAGAGCACAAGTTCTCTTCGCCGTCAGAGGTTCCAGAGAAAGCATCATTCCAGCAAGGTCCGGCAGACGAGATTGATGCCAATGAGGACATAttctatgatgatttttttgccACTCTTGATCTTGATGC